In Aquila chrysaetos chrysaetos chromosome 17, bAquChr1.4, whole genome shotgun sequence, one genomic interval encodes:
- the CDKN1B gene encoding cyclin-dependent kinase inhibitor 1B, giving the protein MSNVRISNGSPTLERMEARQSEYPKPSACRNLFGPVNHEELNRDLKKHRQEMEEACQRKWNFDFQNHKPLEGRYEWQAVEKGSSPDFYFRPPRLLKAVCKTSGRQSLDVNGNCQTVVFVGSQGISEDTHCVDQKTDVSENQTDFAEQCTGQRKRPATDDSSPQNKRANTTEEEVSEDSPSASSVEQTPKKSSPRRHQT; this is encoded by the exons ATGTCAAACGTCCGTATTTCTAATGGGAGCCCTACCCTGGAGCGCATGGAAGCCAGGCAGTCGGAGTACCCGAAGCCGTCAGCTTGCAGGAACCTCTTCGGGCCGGTGAATCACGAAGAGTTAAACAGGGACTTGAAGAAGCACCGCCAGGAGATGGAGGAGGCATGCCAGAGGAAGTGGAATTTCGATTTCCAGAATCACAAGCCGCTGGAAGGCAGGTACGAGTGGCAAGCCGTGGAGAAGGGGAGCTCGCCCGACTTCTACTTCAGACCCCCCAGGCTACTGAAAGCTGTCTGCAAGACCTCCGGCCGCCAGAGCTTGGATGTAAACGGGAATTGCCAAACCGTGGTTTTTGTCGGTTCTCAGGGAATCTCAGAGGACACTCACTGTGTAGATCAAAAGactgatgtttctgaaaatcagacGGACTTTGCAGAGCAGTGCACTGGGCAGAGGAAAAGACCTGCCACCGACG ATTCCTCTCCTCAAAATAAAAGAGCCAACACAACAGAAGAAGAGGTTTCAGAAGACTCCCCCAGTGCCAGTTCAGTGGAGCAAACACCCAAGAAATCAAGCCCAAGAAGACATCAAACGTAA